A genomic region of Bactrocera dorsalis isolate Fly_Bdor chromosome 3, ASM2337382v1, whole genome shotgun sequence contains the following coding sequences:
- the LOC105226654 gene encoding uncharacterized protein LOC105226654 isoform X1 gives MFAKKLTKHEREALRAQRRETQLITARARADKSFIYVVNPPEIPRVAFGSCMERITLPISGPGLSSFMRKIQGEVRDFPGPFEYVHSKEALDKKYPSAYGYSSFASKLPRLPPTDISRFPPIGAYNVEPKKKIKQAARPFNIGTKRVQIKKLVTPCPADYAADQPRASLNICSAFGSRRIIWPAVAVICTPVNIAKCSKCNKTPVGDYFHQFQLNLDMCRRCMNKQLKMLKRCSTDLFYRARMRTELSLYRPVRYCDFFHDHQGTTAAIQHMPTSTLRYKIKTENYIYMFKKR, from the exons ATGTTTGCTAAAAAGTTAACGAAACACGAGCGAGAGGCTTTGAGGGCGCAACGACGCGAGACGCAGTTGATAACAGCGCGGGCGAGAGCGGATAAAA GCTTTATTTATGTGGTGAATCCGCCAGAAATTCCACGTGTTGCCTTCGGATCTTGCATGGAGCGTATTACGTTGCCTATATCGGGACCAGGTCTCTCATCATTCATGCGCAAAATCCAAGGTGAAGTGCGTGATTTTCCCGGTCCATTCGAGTATGTGCACAGCAAGGAGGCTTTAGATAAGAAA TATCCATCTGCGTATGGTTATTCATCGTTTGCTAGTAAATTGCCACGCCTACCGCCCACTGATATATCACGCTTTCCCCCAATTGGCGCTTACAATGTCGAACCGAAGAAGAAAATCAAACAAGCCGCACGCCCATTCAATATTGGCACGAAACGTGTACAAATAAAGAAACTCGTAACACCATG TCCAGCTGATTATGCGGCCGATCAACCTCGAGCCAGTCTCAACATATGCTCCGCTTTCGGTTCGCGACGTATCATTTGGCCAGCTGTTGCCGTTATTTGCACACCCGTGAATATTGCAAAATGTTCCAAGTGCAATAAAACTCCGGTCGGCGATTATTTCCAtcaatttcaattgaatttggATATGTGTCGTCGCTGCATGAATAAACAGTTGAAAATGTTGAAGCGCTGCTCCACCGATCTCTTCTATCGTGCACGCATGCGCACCGAATTGAGTCTATATCGACCGGTGAGATACTGCGACTTCTTCCACGATCATCAGGGTACGACGGCGGCCATTCAACATATGCCCACATCAACGTTGCGCTATAAAATCAAAAcggaaaattatatttacatgttTAAGAAGCGCTGA
- the LOC105226654 gene encoding uncharacterized protein LOC105226654 isoform X2, which yields MEGFIYVVNPPEIPRVAFGSCMERITLPISGPGLSSFMRKIQGEVRDFPGPFEYVHSKEALDKKYPSAYGYSSFASKLPRLPPTDISRFPPIGAYNVEPKKKIKQAARPFNIGTKRVQIKKLVTPCPADYAADQPRASLNICSAFGSRRIIWPAVAVICTPVNIAKCSKCNKTPVGDYFHQFQLNLDMCRRCMNKQLKMLKRCSTDLFYRARMRTELSLYRPVRYCDFFHDHQGTTAAIQHMPTSTLRYKIKTENYIYMFKKR from the exons ATGGAAG GCTTTATTTATGTGGTGAATCCGCCAGAAATTCCACGTGTTGCCTTCGGATCTTGCATGGAGCGTATTACGTTGCCTATATCGGGACCAGGTCTCTCATCATTCATGCGCAAAATCCAAGGTGAAGTGCGTGATTTTCCCGGTCCATTCGAGTATGTGCACAGCAAGGAGGCTTTAGATAAGAAA TATCCATCTGCGTATGGTTATTCATCGTTTGCTAGTAAATTGCCACGCCTACCGCCCACTGATATATCACGCTTTCCCCCAATTGGCGCTTACAATGTCGAACCGAAGAAGAAAATCAAACAAGCCGCACGCCCATTCAATATTGGCACGAAACGTGTACAAATAAAGAAACTCGTAACACCATG TCCAGCTGATTATGCGGCCGATCAACCTCGAGCCAGTCTCAACATATGCTCCGCTTTCGGTTCGCGACGTATCATTTGGCCAGCTGTTGCCGTTATTTGCACACCCGTGAATATTGCAAAATGTTCCAAGTGCAATAAAACTCCGGTCGGCGATTATTTCCAtcaatttcaattgaatttggATATGTGTCGTCGCTGCATGAATAAACAGTTGAAAATGTTGAAGCGCTGCTCCACCGATCTCTTCTATCGTGCACGCATGCGCACCGAATTGAGTCTATATCGACCGGTGAGATACTGCGACTTCTTCCACGATCATCAGGGTACGACGGCGGCCATTCAACATATGCCCACATCAACGTTGCGCTATAAAATCAAAAcggaaaattatatttacatgttTAAGAAGCGCTGA
- the LOC105226652 gene encoding uncharacterized protein LOC105226652, with amino-acid sequence MYDTKENFEYVVELPKTPDLAFGTKKERRNTLWPYEPRGSVTSHWSLLSFSSLNKECPSKLGCSPLVSQTPRFSRARYDDSPAVGQYLTEGGKPIKQCKKPFNVGAALSKEPTFLTPPPTTYPYHIKVPDRLKYCLAFGTRRVIWPATPVFCSARNYMKCFRCQEQPEGDYYHNFKSQLDICRRCLNKEVKELRHCKTDDYKRKLTLREWSEFKLVRHCSFYHLHKSGNMKSTLMTKSDLRKKINRENYLYQYYPVWDKRYV; translated from the exons ATGTATGATACTAAAG AGAACTTCGAGTACGTTGTTGAACTACCTAAAACACCAGATCTTGCTTTCGGTACTAAAAAAGAGCGAAGGAATACGCTCTGGCCCTACGAGCCGAGAGGCAGCGTTACATCTCATTGGTCACTTTTGTCTTTTAGCAGTTTAAACAAAGAG TGCCCCTCAAAGTTAGGCTGTTCGCCGCTTGTTAGTCAAACCCCCCGTTTTTCCAGAGCTAGATACGACGATAGCCCGGCTGTTGGGCAATACCTCACAGAAGGTGGCAAACCAATAAAGCAGTGTAAAAAACCATTTAATGTTGGAGCTGCTTTAAGTAAGGAGCCAACATTTCTGACACCTCC CCCAACCACTTATCCATATCACATAAAAGTACCCGATCGTCTCAAGTATTGTCTCGCTTTCGGCACACGTCGTGTAATTTGGCCAGCAACGCCGGTTTTTTGCAGCGCTAGAAACTATATGAAATGTTTCCGTTGCCAAGAACAACCCGAAGGTGATTACTATCACAACTTCAAGTCGCAATTGGATATATGTAGGCGCTGTTTGAATAAGGAGGTGAAGGAGTTGCGTCACTGCAAGACGGATGATTACAAACGCAAGCTAACGTTAAGAGAGTGGAGTGAATTCAAGCTGGTGCGGCATTGCAGCTTCTATCATTTGCATAAGAGCGGAAATATGAAGTCAACGCTAATGACAAAAAGCGATTTGCGTAAGAAAATCAATAGGGAGAACTacttatatcaatattatccGGTGTGGGATAAACGATACGTGTGA
- the LOC105226653 gene encoding uncharacterized protein LOC105226653 codes for MFSAEAALELENKINEFPYVVAEFKKPEIAFGSGTERFTRKSTLDKRRRARVKFIIREQLETPAYKYGLLHNYPSKRGYTAMANRSPRFKLPPESKYPAPNAYDFVRPEKAVKMSYPFNTSDARSRLPSGKPIGPSPCDYYLYRRRVQQVEMGFGKQRYVVPGYAVFCGNENKSRCFKCQTQPVGDYYHNFNVHLDLCRRCMNAELAELNNCKYNRLKRSSRLRELGKFKPARWCHFYHKHYYGNLAVNKFPLTTLRLKNRVENYLQSYDTLLKWYVQY; via the exons ATGTTCTCGGCGGAAGCAGCACTAGaactagaaaataaaataaatg AGTTTCCCTATGTCGTTGCGGAGTTTAAAAAGCCCGAAATCGCTTTCGGCTCCGGCACGGAACGCTTCACACGCAAATCGACACTCGATAAAAGAAGAAGAGCAAGAGTGAAGTTTATCATAAGGGAACAACTTGAGACACCCGCTTATAAATATGGCCTATTGCACAAt TATCCCTCAAAACGTGGCTACACCGCTATGGCCAATCGTTCGCCGCGTTTCAAATTGCCACCCGAATCAAAGTATCCTGCACCAAATGCCTACGATTTTGTGAGACCAGAAAAAGCCGTCAAAATGAGCTATCCATTTAATACCAGCGATGCTAGATCTAGGCTGCCATCGGGCAAACCCATCGGACCATC ACCTTGCGATTACTATCTGTACCGACGACGCGTCCAGCAAGTCGAGATGGGTTTCGGTAAACAGCGTTACGTAGTACCAGGTTACGCCGTCTTCTGTGGCAATGAAAATAAGTCACGGTGTTTTAAATGCCAAACTCAGCCAGTCGGTGACTACTATCACAATTTCAACGTGCACCTGGACCTTTGTCGGCGGTGTATGAATGCAGAACTCGCAGAGTTGAATAATTGTAAGTATAATCGTTTGAAACGTTCAAGCCGGCTGCGTGAGTTGGGTAAATTCAAGCCGGCGCGTTGGTGTCATTTCTACCACAAACACTACTACGGCAACTTAGCGGTAAACAAGTTTCCACTCACCACTTTGCGCTTGAAAAATCGGGTGGAAAACTACTTGCAGTCATACGACACGCTGTTGAAGTGGTATGTGCAATATTGA